In the Bacteroidales bacterium genome, one interval contains:
- a CDS encoding mechanosensitive ion channel encodes MDTLVNFIREIGLNPHLVFYEVLVFFIGLIILRVIRKRLKNVRNRGESFISRLRFFEAVRTKAPFKSPGKQREKALEGYAQRFSIIRRTIVVVYIVLWLLFMVAPLFGRISATFVSIIAAILAAIIGIAARPFLENMIAGVVITFSRQFRVGDTVLIDNQYGTVEDITITHTVIKLWDWKRLIIPNSAMLTKEMVSYTTKDSYIWAYVEFWISYEADMYKVEEIALDAASRSLHFARTGVPRFWVMEMAKEGIKCWVAAWTLTPADAWYLKIDVRKRLIQEFAKQGIKTHSYNLNGGKEQFFSQEPNEGD; translated from the coding sequence ATGGATACATTGGTGAATTTCATACGGGAGATAGGCCTGAACCCGCATTTGGTCTTTTATGAAGTACTGGTTTTTTTCATAGGATTAATCATTCTCCGTGTTATCAGGAAAAGACTTAAAAATGTAAGAAACAGGGGAGAATCTTTTATCAGCAGACTGCGTTTTTTCGAGGCAGTAAGAACAAAAGCTCCTTTTAAGTCTCCAGGGAAACAAAGGGAGAAAGCCCTGGAGGGATATGCCCAGCGGTTTTCCATCATACGAAGGACCATTGTGGTCGTATATATAGTGTTATGGCTTTTGTTCATGGTGGCTCCTTTATTTGGCAGGATATCGGCTACCTTTGTATCCATTATTGCAGCGATATTGGCTGCCATCATAGGTATTGCCGCCCGGCCTTTTCTGGAAAATATGATTGCAGGGGTTGTCATTACCTTCAGCAGACAATTCCGGGTTGGCGATACGGTTTTAATCGACAATCAATACGGGACAGTAGAAGACATTACCATAACCCATACGGTTATCAAATTATGGGACTGGAAGCGTCTTATCATTCCCAACAGTGCCATGCTGACCAAGGAAATGGTGAGTTATACCACTAAAGATAGTTACATATGGGCGTATGTTGAGTTTTGGATCTCTTACGAGGCCGATATGTATAAGGTAGAAGAAATTGCCCTGGATGCTGCGAGCAGAAGCCTGCATTTTGCCAGAACCGGTGTGCCGAGATTCTGGGTCATGGAAATGGCAAAAGAAGGGATTAAATGTTGGGTGGCTGCCTGGACATTGACCCCTGCAGATGCCTGGTATCTGAAGATAGATGTGCGCAAGCGTCTGATTCAGGAATTCGCCAAACAAGGGATAAAAACCCATTCATATAATCTTAACGGCGGGAAAGAGCAATTTTTTAGTCAGGAACCCAATGAAGGGGATTAA